The proteins below are encoded in one region of Campylobacter helveticus:
- a CDS encoding SelT/SelW/SelH family (seleno)protein yields the protein MKQVKIYYCQIUNYKPQAARVAEELQKDFGDVKVEFEVGGRGDFVVECDGKIIFSKKALKDERFPEVGEISQLLKEN from the coding sequence ATGAAACAAGTAAAAATTTATTACTGCCAAATTTGAAACTACAAACCACAAGCTGCAAGGGTTGCAGAAGAATTGCAAAAAGATTTCGGCGATGTAAAAGTCGAATTTGAAGTCGGCGGTAGGGGAGATTTTGTCGTTGAGTGTGATGGTAAAATCATCTTTTCCAAAAAGGCTCTAAAAGACGAGCGTTTTCCTGAGGTTGGTGAAATCAGTCAGCTTCTTAAGGAAAACTAA